From Stigmatopora argus isolate UIUO_Sarg chromosome 14, RoL_Sarg_1.0, whole genome shotgun sequence, the proteins below share one genomic window:
- the cdr2l gene encoding cerebellar degeneration-related protein 2-like yields MLRAGRMEEFVTEEEEPWYDQRDLKQDLHLAAELGKTLLERNKELEDSLQQMYINNEDQVHEIEYLSKQLEMLREMNEQHAKVYEQLDVTARELEITNEKLVLESKASHQKIDRLTGTTETLQGQVDSLTTRVEELQTLDELRVLREKRERRKTVHSFPCLKELCTAPRYEDGFLLANPGSVDLVERPAAEEENERLRDVVTSLRSAMAAERSKRECAERECAAVLQEFDRIEQRLLGAEGCQLRVRELEAELREMQLLRKSRACLTEEGIQSLLVNCPETDVPDEAAGQQAGGDVAAGDPGGPVRKSCSDTALSAVTVRDPPGRRQAGRKRGMSILSEVDEQYHALLEKYEELLGKCRRDEESLRHAEVQTSRPVSRDPSLKEYSMAAAASVGSPATPSDAPSTPEALEGISRQVEQVDKRLGQNTPEYKALFKEIFSRLQKTKSDVSVAKGRKGGK; encoded by the exons ATGCTCCGTGCGGGCAGAATGGAGGAGTTTGTCACAGAGGAAGAGGAACCATGGTACGATCAACGTGATTTGAAGCAAG ACTTGCACTTGGCGGCAGAGCTCGGCAAAACCCTTCTGGAGCGTAACAAGGAGCTGGAGGATTCCCTTCAGCAGATGTACATCAACAATGAGGACCAAGTGCATGAGATAGAG TACCTGTCCAAGCAGCTGGAGATGTTACGCGAGATGAACGAGCAGCATGCAAAGGTTTACGAACAGCTGGATGTGACTGCtagagagttggagatcactaATGAGAAGCTGGTTTTGGAGAGCAAGGCCTCCCATCAGAAAATAGACAG GTTGACGGGCACCACGGAGACCCTGCAAGGTCAGGTCGACTCTCTGACCACCCGGGTGGAGGAACTGCAAACTTTGGACGAGCTGAGGGTCCTCCGAGAGAAGCGGGAACGCCGCAAGACGGTCCACTCGTTTCCCTGCCTCAAAGAACTCTGCACTGCTCCAAG GTATGAGGACGGTTTCCTATTGGCCAACCCCGGCAGCGTGGATCTCGTGGAGCGGCCGGCGGCCGAAGAGGAGAACGAGCGCCTGAGGGACGTTGTGACGTCTCTGCGTTCGGCCATGGCGGCCGAGCGCTCCAAGAGGGAGTGCGCCGAGCGGGAGTGCGCCGCCGTGCTGCAGGAGTTCGATCGCATCGAGCAGCGTCTACTCGGAGCCGAGGGCTGCCAGCTGCGGGTTCGGGAGCTGGAGGCGGAGCTCCGGGAGATGCAGCTTCTCAGGAAATCCCGGGCGTGCCTGACTGAGGAGGGCATCCAAAGCTTGCTCGTCAACTGCCCCGAGACGGACGTGCCGGACGAAGCCGCCGGCCAGCAAGCGGGCGGCGACGTGGCCGCCGGCGATCCAGGGGGTCCGGTGAGGAAAAGCTGCAGCGACACGGCCCTGAGCGCGGTCACGGTCCGCGACCCGCCGGGAAGGCGCCAGGCGGGGCGCAAACGAGGCATGTCCATCCTGAGCGAGGTGGACGAGCAGTACCACGCCCTGCTGGAGAAGTACGAAGAGCTGCTGGGAAAGTGCCGGCGCGACGAGGAAAGCCTCCGCCACGCCGAAGTGCAGACGTCGCGGCCCGTGTCCAGGGACCCCTCGCTGAAGGAGTACAGCATGGCGGCTGCCGCATCGGTCGGATCCCCCGCGACTCCTTCGGACGCCCCGTCCACGCCGGAGGCGTTGGAGGGCATCAGCAGGCAGGTGGAGCAAGTGGACAAACGTCTCGGCCAGAACACGCCAGAGTACAAAGCGCTCTTCAAGGAGATCTTCTCACGCTTGCAGAAGACCAAGAGCGACGTGAGCGTGGCCAAGGGCAGAAAGGGTGGCAAATGA